From Natrinema amylolyticum, the proteins below share one genomic window:
- a CDS encoding molybdopterin-guanine dinucleotide biosynthesis protein B → MSQDSRLRVVCLAGPSDAGKTSLVEALVDRLAADGRVATVKSIHHDVEIDTPGTDTHRHRTAGAETVVGVTPELTFDITTRGKRDPPGPDGDESLLESDDPEVRALASTLERLARRGYDTVLVEGFAESPLPTILVGDRDSSAVSGPVIGRGEDSIDDLVETIRSLEGLERPTDDRSTDGPDPDSDPDPDA, encoded by the coding sequence ATGAGTCAGGACTCGAGGCTACGGGTCGTCTGTCTGGCGGGACCGAGCGACGCGGGCAAGACGTCGCTCGTCGAGGCGCTGGTCGACCGGCTGGCCGCGGACGGCCGCGTCGCGACCGTCAAGTCGATTCATCACGACGTCGAGATCGATACGCCGGGGACCGACACTCACCGCCACCGGACCGCGGGTGCCGAGACGGTCGTCGGCGTGACGCCCGAACTCACATTCGACATCACGACGCGCGGAAAGCGCGACCCGCCCGGGCCCGACGGCGACGAGTCGCTCCTCGAGTCCGACGACCCCGAGGTTCGGGCGCTCGCGAGCACCCTCGAGCGCCTCGCCCGACGCGGGTACGACACCGTCCTGGTCGAAGGGTTCGCCGAGTCGCCGCTGCCGACGATCCTCGTCGGAGATCGAGACTCCTCCGCGGTCAGCGGCCCCGTCATCGGACGCGGCGAGGACTCGATCGACGACCTCGTCGAAACGATCCGCTCGCTCGAGGGGCTCGAGCGACCGACCGATGACCGGTCGACTGACGGACCGGATCCGGACTCGGACCCGGACCCTGACGCCTGA
- a CDS encoding extracellular solute-binding protein — MHSRDGCTGSVSGSRRHVLATTGGLAAGLVGTAGCLGGTAGVRVLAAGSLAVALENGVGPAFESETGLQYAGEYYGTNAVLRLVEDGTKYPDVVIGADAELLRDRLYPAHTDWDAEFAANEVVIAYAPETALGERLAAGEPWYEVFADADEDAIAISDPDLDPLGYRALLLFELAEREHGLEGFRDAMAERVATVPDEPQLLAGLENGNRACAVAYGNMAAERDVGVRRLDDAYNFGDPAFADRYARASYTTDSGHTVEGSPVVYNATVRTDADTPDAGRAFVSFLLENDALLAEHGLRVDDSLPRFHGEPPEAIEP; from the coding sequence ATGCACAGTCGCGACGGCTGCACCGGATCCGTCTCGGGGAGCCGCCGACACGTCCTCGCCACAACGGGCGGGCTCGCTGCGGGGCTGGTCGGGACCGCGGGCTGTCTCGGCGGTACTGCCGGCGTTCGCGTGCTCGCCGCGGGCAGTCTGGCCGTCGCCCTCGAGAACGGTGTCGGCCCGGCGTTCGAATCCGAGACGGGGCTGCAGTACGCTGGCGAGTACTACGGGACCAACGCCGTGTTGCGACTAGTTGAGGACGGGACGAAGTATCCGGACGTCGTGATCGGTGCCGACGCCGAACTCCTTCGGGACCGACTCTATCCCGCTCACACCGACTGGGACGCCGAGTTCGCGGCCAACGAGGTCGTGATCGCCTACGCGCCCGAGACGGCCCTCGGCGAACGGCTCGCGGCCGGCGAGCCGTGGTACGAGGTCTTCGCGGACGCCGACGAGGACGCGATCGCGATCAGCGATCCGGACCTCGATCCGCTGGGCTACCGTGCGCTCCTCCTCTTCGAACTCGCCGAGCGAGAACACGGCCTCGAGGGCTTTCGCGACGCGATGGCCGAGAGAGTCGCGACGGTCCCCGACGAACCCCAACTGCTCGCCGGCCTCGAGAACGGCAACCGGGCCTGTGCGGTCGCCTACGGCAACATGGCGGCCGAGCGCGACGTCGGCGTCCGACGGCTGGACGACGCCTACAACTTCGGCGATCCGGCGTTCGCCGACCGGTATGCGCGGGCGAGCTACACCACTGACAGCGGCCACACGGTCGAGGGATCGCCAGTCGTCTACAACGCGACGGTTCGAACCGACGCGGACACCCCCGACGCGGGCCGGGCGTTCGTCTCCTTCCTGCTCGAAAACGACGCGCTGCTCGCCGAGCACGGCCTGCGCGTCGACGATTCGCTGCCCCGATTTCACGGGGAGCCACCGGAGGCGATCGAGCCGTGA
- a CDS encoding ABC transporter permease produces MARFDAGREWLPDGLAVPALLGAVLLAYFVVPFAVFLSRMRDVDVVAGLADPTVRDAIWTSLVTAPISTTIATVFGVPLAYVLSRASFRGKRLVEALVLLPLVVPPIVGGVMLLTVVGRYTPIGAAAAALGVPLTDSRAGVVLAQTFVAAPFLVVTARAGFDGVDPRLEEAARTMGYGRLRTVRLVSLPLARNAIAAGIVLTFVRAIGEFGATMMVAYTPRTMPTQIRVSFIARGIDAIVPVALALLAVAVIVVVAVQLLVGTPRRR; encoded by the coding sequence ATCGCTCGGTTCGACGCGGGTCGTGAGTGGCTCCCGGACGGACTCGCCGTGCCGGCGCTGCTCGGTGCGGTGTTGCTCGCCTACTTCGTCGTCCCGTTCGCGGTCTTTCTGTCCCGAATGCGGGACGTCGACGTCGTCGCCGGGCTCGCGGATCCGACGGTCCGGGACGCGATCTGGACCTCGCTGGTCACGGCCCCGATTTCGACGACCATCGCGACCGTCTTCGGCGTGCCGCTGGCGTACGTCCTCTCGCGGGCCTCGTTTCGCGGCAAGCGCCTGGTCGAAGCCCTCGTCTTGCTCCCGCTCGTCGTCCCCCCGATCGTCGGCGGCGTGATGCTGCTGACCGTCGTCGGCCGATACACGCCGATCGGCGCGGCCGCCGCCGCGCTCGGAGTGCCACTGACGGACAGTCGCGCCGGCGTCGTCCTCGCCCAGACGTTCGTCGCCGCGCCGTTTCTCGTCGTCACCGCCCGCGCGGGCTTCGACGGCGTCGATCCCCGCCTCGAGGAGGCCGCGCGGACGATGGGGTACGGTCGACTCCGGACGGTACGGCTGGTCTCGCTGCCGCTCGCGCGAAACGCCATCGCTGCGGGGATCGTCCTGACGTTCGTCCGGGCGATCGGCGAGTTCGGCGCGACGATGATGGTCGCGTACACGCCGCGGACCATGCCGACCCAGATCCGCGTCTCGTTCATCGCCCGCGGAATCGACGCCATCGTACCGGTCGCGCTCGCCCTGCTCGCCGTCGCCGTGATCGTCGTCGTCGCCGTCCAGTTGCTGGTCGGCACCCCTCGCCGTCGCTGA